From the genome of Streptomyces sp. NBC_00659, one region includes:
- a CDS encoding alpha-hydroxy acid oxidase, with protein sequence MAQQSGGPVDTAGTQPVCVKDLQQSAAARLAPAVWDFIAGGSGTESTLDANRAALDSVSLVPRVLAGVKKTDTRAQLLGTSAALPLAVAPMAYQRLLHPEGDLAAAEGALAAQVPFVVSTISSHSLEEIAKVGATLWFQLYWLHDRGRVVELIRRAEQVGCQALMVTVDVPIMGRRLRDLRNEFALPSWIRSANLEPDGPSAAHSRRSGESAVAAHTKIAFDSTFGWSDLEWIREQTRLPLVIKGVLDPRDAEQAVRLGADAVVVSNHGGRQLDGALPSITALPWVVDAVGGQCQVLMDSGVRSGTDILRALALGADGVLVGRPVLWGLSTAGAPGVTQVLSLLRTELEEALLLAGCADLAAARTLRSFVSGSRG encoded by the coding sequence ATGGCTCAGCAGTCCGGGGGACCGGTCGATACAGCGGGAACGCAGCCCGTGTGCGTGAAAGACCTGCAACAGTCGGCCGCCGCGCGGCTGGCGCCGGCGGTGTGGGATTTCATCGCCGGTGGCAGCGGCACGGAATCCACCCTGGACGCCAACCGTGCGGCTCTGGACAGCGTGTCACTCGTGCCCAGGGTGCTGGCAGGCGTCAAGAAGACCGACACCCGTGCGCAGCTTCTGGGCACTTCGGCAGCGCTGCCGCTCGCCGTCGCGCCGATGGCGTACCAGCGCCTGCTGCATCCAGAGGGCGATCTCGCAGCCGCAGAGGGCGCTTTGGCGGCGCAAGTGCCCTTTGTGGTCAGCACGATCAGCAGCCATTCGCTGGAGGAGATTGCCAAGGTCGGGGCAACCTTGTGGTTTCAGCTGTACTGGTTGCACGATCGCGGTCGCGTGGTCGAGCTGATCCGCCGCGCCGAGCAAGTCGGTTGCCAGGCATTGATGGTGACCGTGGATGTCCCGATCATGGGCCGGCGGCTACGCGACCTGCGAAACGAGTTCGCGCTTCCCTCCTGGATCCGTAGTGCCAACCTCGAGCCCGACGGCCCTTCCGCGGCGCATTCCCGCCGATCCGGAGAGTCGGCCGTGGCTGCTCACACGAAGATTGCCTTTGACTCCACGTTCGGCTGGTCCGACTTGGAATGGATCCGGGAGCAGACCCGACTTCCCTTGGTGATCAAAGGCGTCCTTGATCCCAGGGACGCGGAACAGGCCGTCCGACTCGGGGCCGACGCGGTGGTGGTTTCCAACCACGGTGGCCGGCAGTTGGACGGTGCGCTGCCCAGCATCACCGCTCTGCCGTGGGTGGTCGATGCGGTGGGCGGGCAGTGCCAGGTCCTTATGGACAGCGGTGTCCGCAGCGGCACCGACATCCTGCGAGCACTGGCGCTGGGCGCTGATGGGGTCCTGGTAGGGCGTCCGGTGTTGTGGGGGCTGAGTACGGCTGGGGCGCCGGGAGTCACTCAGGTGCTTTCGCTCCTGCGGACGGAACTTGAGGAGGCCCTCCTCCTGGCCGGCTGTGCCGACCTGGCCGCCGCACGCACCTTGCGCTCGTTTGTTTCCGGTAGTCGGGGCTGA
- the hppD gene encoding 4-hydroxyphenylpyruvate dioxygenase, with protein sequence MVNSNVSIFDELSIDHVEFYVQDTAVAAAQFIDSYGFEIYGASEPAESAEVIRSVALGKNQIRLVLTMAQGADHPASAYVEQHGDGVANIALATSNATETFTEAVRRGAAAVAEPAERDGLITASIRGFGDVIHTFVQRPASSDARILPGFSSVPQKGARFDSGLGEIDHFAVCLEAGQLTSTVEFYEKVLDFQMIFEERIVVGSQAMDSKVVQSRSGSVTLTLIEPDTSLDPGQIDKFLKNHDGAGVQHIAFTADSIVESVGLLKSKGVSFLSTPDAYYRLLSVDLAKHSVSELQELDVLVDEDHDGQLFQIFTASVHPLGTFFMEVIERLGARTFGSGNIKALYEAVERQRAEGEAEK encoded by the coding sequence ATGGTGAATTCGAACGTGTCCATTTTCGATGAACTCTCCATTGACCATGTCGAGTTTTATGTACAAGACACGGCGGTGGCTGCAGCGCAGTTCATAGACAGCTATGGGTTCGAGATCTACGGAGCTTCCGAACCGGCAGAGTCTGCCGAGGTCATCCGTTCGGTGGCGCTCGGCAAGAATCAGATCCGGCTGGTGCTGACGATGGCGCAGGGTGCCGACCACCCTGCATCCGCATACGTCGAGCAGCACGGTGACGGGGTGGCCAATATCGCGCTTGCGACCTCCAACGCCACGGAGACATTCACCGAGGCGGTGCGCAGGGGCGCCGCAGCGGTGGCGGAACCGGCCGAGCGGGACGGGCTCATAACGGCCTCGATCAGAGGCTTCGGAGATGTGATTCACACCTTCGTGCAGCGCCCCGCCAGTAGCGATGCGCGGATACTTCCGGGTTTCTCGTCGGTTCCGCAAAAGGGTGCCCGGTTCGACAGCGGCCTGGGCGAGATAGACCACTTCGCCGTCTGTCTCGAAGCTGGGCAGCTCACGTCCACCGTGGAGTTCTACGAGAAGGTCCTGGACTTCCAGATGATCTTCGAGGAGCGCATCGTGGTGGGCAGTCAGGCAATGGATTCCAAGGTGGTCCAGAGTCGATCCGGCTCTGTCACGCTCACCTTGATCGAACCCGATACGTCGCTCGATCCGGGGCAGATAGACAAGTTTCTGAAGAATCACGATGGGGCTGGCGTCCAGCACATCGCGTTCACCGCAGACAGCATTGTGGAGTCAGTGGGCCTGCTCAAGTCAAAGGGTGTGTCCTTCCTGAGCACTCCGGATGCCTACTACCGGCTGCTGTCCGTGGATCTGGCCAAGCACTCTGTTTCCGAACTGCAAGAACTGGATGTCCTGGTCGACGAGGACCATGACGGCCAGTTGTTCCAGATCTTCACTGCCTCGGTCCACCCGCTCGGCACCTTCTTCATGGAGGTCATCGAGCGTCTGGGGGCTCGCACCTTCGGGAGCGGGAACATCAAGGCACTCTACGAAGCGGTCGAACGGCAGCGGGCCGAAGGGGAGGCTGAGAAGTAA
- a CDS encoding MbtH family protein, giving the protein MTNPFENPEAEYLVLVNEEKQYSLWPKFAEVPAGWTTVHANDRASCIEYINSNWTEMRPHSLVQQMNATA; this is encoded by the coding sequence ATGACCAACCCTTTCGAAAACCCCGAGGCGGAATACCTCGTACTGGTCAACGAAGAGAAGCAGTATTCGCTCTGGCCGAAGTTCGCTGAGGTGCCGGCCGGCTGGACCACCGTGCATGCGAATGACCGCGCATCGTGCATCGAGTACATCAACTCGAACTGGACGGAAATGCGGCCGCATAGCCTCGTGCAGCAGATGAATGCAACGGCGTGA